The DNA segment TGCCCTGCTGGAGCGTGTTCAGAACCCTTACCACCCGGTCGCAGGCATGGAGGCATTCGCCCAACCCGCCCCGCAAGATGCCCCGTCAATCGTCACCTATTGCGGGACTTGATCCGCACACGCCCCCAAAGCCGACGCAAGGTCTGCGTTTTGGGAGGGCGCGACGGGGCTTGCACCCAGCGGCGCTAAATGCGGCCCGGTTCCAGACTATAGCCTGTCGCCGCACGCGTGACCTTGTTGAAGGCGGGGTGCAGGAAATGCCCACCCGTAAACAGCGCCCCCTCACTGGCCAGTTGGTCAAGCAGCCGTTTGCGCGTCTCGCGCGCCTGATCCATGTCGATGTCAAAATTGATCCCGATATCGGGGTTTGGCACCTGCAAGGCGGGCGCATGAACAATATCGCCCACATGCACAAGGCTCTGCCCGCCACTGTCCAGCCGCCAGCCGAAATGGCCCGGTGTGTGCCCCGGCAAGCCCATGCCCCACAAGCCCGGTGCTGCCTCTTTCCCCTCGGACAGGGTTTGCAGCCTGTCGCCATAGGCGGCAAGTACGGATTGCGCCAGCTTTGCCCAGTCTGCAACCCCGGACAGCGCGCCTTGGAAATTGGTATCCTCTGACCAGAAGGCGCGGTCTGCATCCGTCACGAACAGGGTTGCGTTGGCAAAGACTGCGTCCCCTTCCGGGGTGATCATGCCTGCGACATGGTCGGGGTGCAGATGGGTTGCGACCAGTGTATCCACCTGATCGGGGGCAACGCCCAGTTCCGTCAGCCCCTCGGACAGAAAGCCGCAGCTTGGTCCGAACAGATCGCGCGGCCCCGCATCGGCCAGAATGACGCGGCCGGAATGACGAATGAGCACCGCGTTGAAATTCGTCTCAATCTCTGCGGCACCGGCCTGGGTGAGCAGGTCTGTGATCGTCTCGGGTGCTGTGCCCGGAAACAGATCAGGGGTGAAGGTGACGGCCCCGTCGGTGATGATGCTGACCTTGGCGTCTCCGATGGTCTGGGTGATGGTGCGGCGCATGCTGGTCTCTCCCTTATGGTGGTGGGGAAAGGGTAGCTTGGCAGCGCAGGGCTGGCAATCATCTGTTGCGCATGTCATCGCGCACGGGATTTGAGTATTTTTGGCAAGAAAATGATCAAGGATCGGTGTTAATCTTCGGGCAGTGCAATCTGATGGCGCAACGCGCCTGTGGCGCGGTCGAACAGAAGAACCTCGTTTTGCTGTGTCAGCACAAGCACCCAGTCCGGCGCAAGCGTGATGGCCTGCGCGGTGCTGTCTGCGGGCAAGCTGATGCTGTCTGGCAGCGCCAACGGGGCAGGTGCCATACCAAGGCGGGTGACAAGCAGCCCGATGATGACTATGACGCCGAGGATCATTACGCTTGTCAGCACCAGAACCAGCCATTTTATAAGCCGCACATCGGGCGGGGGCTGGTCCGGGGGCGGGGGCATATCAGGGGGCAGGTCCATGGCTGAAGAGCCTTTCACAGAGATAAAGGTCAGGATCGGGCCACAGCCCCCTGCACGGCTTGATAAAGCCTTGGCGCGCGATGTGCCAGAGGGGCACGGCCTGTCGCGCTCTCGCGTGGTAAAACTGATCGAGGACGGGGCCGTGTCGCGCGAAGGCGAAGTTTTGGACAATGTGCGCCTGAAAGTGTCGGATGGCGATGTGTTGACTCTGCGCATGCGCCAGCCTGCGGAGGTGGAGACGCGCGCGCAGGAGATTGCACTGGATATCATCTGGGAAGATGAGGAGCTGATCGTGCTGAACAAGCCTGCGGGCATGGTGGTGCATCCTGCCCCCGGCAGCCCGGACTACACGCTGGTCAACGCCTTGCTGCATCATTGTGGCGACAGCCTGTCGGGGATCGGTGGCGAGAAGCGGCCCGGAATTGTCCACCGGATTGACAAAGAGACGTCGGGCCTGCTGGTGGTGGCGAAATCCGACCGCGCCCATCAGGGGCTGGCGGCACAATTCGAGCGCCACACGGTCATGCGGCGCTATCTGGCGCTGGTGCATGGCGTGCCGGATGCCGGGGACCCGCGCCTGCGCGGCATGCGCGGGGTGAGTTTCGAGACAGGCAATATTTTGAAAGTGACCAGCCAGTTGGCCCGCAGCAAGACCGACCGCCAGAAGCAGGCGGTTGTCTGGGCGAATGGCCGCCATGCGATCACCCGTGCGCGCAGGCTGGAAAGTTTCGGCACCCCGCCGGCACTCGCCTTGCTGGAATGCTGGCTGGAGACAGGGCGCACGCATCAGATCCGTGTGCATCTGGCGCATGCGGGCCATGGGTTGGTGGGCGATCCGGTCTATGGGGGGCGGCGCAAGCTGTCCGAGCGCGCGCTGGGCGTG comes from the Roseinatronobacter monicus genome and includes:
- a CDS encoding MBL fold metallo-hydrolase; the encoded protein is MRRTITQTIGDAKVSIITDGAVTFTPDLFPGTAPETITDLLTQAGAAEIETNFNAVLIRHSGRVILADAGPRDLFGPSCGFLSEGLTELGVAPDQVDTLVATHLHPDHVAGMITPEGDAVFANATLFVTDADRAFWSEDTNFQGALSGVADWAKLAQSVLAAYGDRLQTLSEGKEAAPGLWGMGLPGHTPGHFGWRLDSGGQSLVHVGDIVHAPALQVPNPDIGINFDIDMDQARETRKRLLDQLASEGALFTGGHFLHPAFNKVTRAATGYSLEPGRI
- a CDS encoding DUF6476 family protein gives rise to the protein MDLPPDMPPPPDQPPPDVRLIKWLVLVLTSVMILGVIVIIGLLVTRLGMAPAPLALPDSISLPADSTAQAITLAPDWVLVLTQQNEVLLFDRATGALRHQIALPED
- a CDS encoding RluA family pseudouridine synthase, producing the protein MAEEPFTEIKVRIGPQPPARLDKALARDVPEGHGLSRSRVVKLIEDGAVSREGEVLDNVRLKVSDGDVLTLRMRQPAEVETRAQEIALDIIWEDEELIVLNKPAGMVVHPAPGSPDYTLVNALLHHCGDSLSGIGGEKRPGIVHRIDKETSGLLVVAKSDRAHQGLAAQFERHTVMRRYLALVHGVPDAGDPRLRGMRGVSFETGNILKVTSQLARSKTDRQKQAVVWANGRHAITRARRLESFGTPPALALLECWLETGRTHQIRVHLAHAGHGLVGDPVYGGRRKLSERALGVDGVAACAGFARQALHAATLGFAHPVSGEMLDFSAPLPPDMEGLLEVLRMSRPNTTQ